A single Plasmodium knowlesi strain H genome assembly, chromosome: 13 DNA region contains:
- a CDS encoding SRAP domain-containing protein, putative yields the protein MCVRVYYNIDINVLKRKYNCEKILNNEKFKRGMINKKNYMPIIYETAENGKENQAPQKIKLIQVCLWGLQPFNYGKFDKEVLLINARVESLQWKKSFKLLINKNRCAIVVNGYFEWMDIKGSSKKTPYFLFFGNDENSSEEVTDGKVETKSEELTVEKTEEKSEEKVIPRIKEEGVTTSIRVKKEIELNENNKGEIKKEEKEKEEVKEEEESMITDRGALKRKIEGEEKSEKKKIKTELSNEADREENDEEEKSHVIIAGLYSISNKDKNDCRYTIITTASENSALKDMHDRCPLLLSEKTLNLWLDVEKKYEDIIESVKQEHRVVSNNLKFREVKNWTDYATK from the exons ATGTGTGTACGAGTATACTACAATATCGATATAAACGTTTTGAAAAGAAAGTACAACTGCGaaaaaattctgaacaatgaaaaatttaagaGAGGAATGATAAATAa gaaaaaTTACATGCCCATTATCTACGAGACCgctgaaaatggaaaagaaaaccaaGCCCCACAAAAAATCAAACTAATTCAAGTTTGCCTGTGGGGCCTACAGCCATTCAACTACGGAAAATTCGACAAGGAAGTTCTTTTAATTAATGCGCGAGTAGAAAGCCTACAATGGAAGAAGTCATTCAA ATTGCTAATCAATAAGAATCGATGTGCCATTGTGGTTAACGGCTACTTCGAATGGATGGACATTAAGGGCTCTTCAAAAAAAACCccatattttctattttttggAAACGATGAAAATTCTTCTGAGGAAGTAACCGACGGAAAAGTAGAGACGAAGAGTGAGGAATTAACTGTGGAAAAGACGGAAGAAAAGAGCGAAGAAAAGGTTATCCCTAGAATAAAGGAAGAGGGAGTGACCACTAGTATTAgggtaaagaaagaaatagaGTTGAACGAAAACAACAAAGGCGAgattaagaaggaagaaaaggaaaaagaggaagtgaaggaggaagaagaatcgATGATAACAGATAGGGGCGCtctaaaaaggaaaatagaaggagaggaaaagagtgagaagaaaaaaatcaaaacagAGTTATCCAACGAAG CAGATCGGGAGGAAAATGACGAAGAGGAGAAGTCCCATGTAATAATTGCAG GCCTTTACAGCATCTCCAATAAGGACAAAAACGATTGTAGATACACCATAATCACAACCGCTAGCGAAAATTCCGCCCTGAAAGACATGCATGACAG ATGCCCTCTCTTGCTGAGCGAAAAAACTCTAAACTTGTGGCTAgacgtggaaaaaaaatacgaagaCATTATAGAAAGTGTCAAGCAGGAGCATCGAGTTGTTT cGAACAACTTGAAGTTTAGGGAAGTTAAGAACTGGACTGATTATGCAACCAAATAG
- a CDS encoding mitochondrial phosphate carrier protein, putative, with translation MTETEKWDSRISSPVTRIKHLHEHNLTYYSKCMFGGVLSCGLTHTVITPLDVTKCRIQSYPKIYKNLFQSVHKIIKEEKVRSLSLGWSPTLIGYSLQGLCKFGFYEIFKDVYSNYLGEEYSYKYKGVTWLLASASAEFVADIFLCPFEMIKVKMQTSKANTFPTKLSESMSFMLANKKETKFPFGSVTPLWCRQIPYTMAKFYFFEKIVQLMYDKVFTNPKDSYTKSTQLGITFASGYLSGIICALVSHPADNMISQLGKVENKGKKLSAITKEMGMVNLFTKGICTRVLMIGTLTGLQWWIYDTFKAVMGLGTSGSGSSGKK, from the coding sequence ATGACAGAAACGGAAAAGTGGGATTCCCGAATCAGTAGCCCAGTAACCAGAATAAAACATTTACATGAACATAATTTGACGTACTACAGTAAGTGTATGTTCGGAGGAGTCCTGTCTTGTGGATTAACACATACGGTAATAACACCGTTGGATGTTACAAAATGTAGAATTCAGTCATATcctaaaatatataaaaacctCTTCCAGAGTGTACATAAAATAatcaaggaggagaaggtaAGAAGCTTATCATTAGGATGGTCTCCAACATTAATAGGTTACTCCCTTCAAGGGTTATGCAAATTTGGCTTTTATGAAATTTTTAAGGATGTATATTCAAATTATTTAGGGGAGGAATATTCCTATAAGTACAAAGGTGTAACATGGTTACTAGCATCTGCATCAGCCGAATTTGTCGCGGACATTTTTCTATGCCCGTTCGAAATGATCAAAGTAAAAATGCAAACGAGTAAGGCAAACACATTCCCCACCAAATTGTCTGAGTCCATGTCCTTCATGTTAGCGAATAAGAAAGAAACCAAGTTTCCCTTTGGTAGTGTTACACCCTTGTGGTGTCGTCAGATACCTTATACGATGGCTAAATTCTATTTCTTTGAAAAGATTGTGCAGTTAATGTATGACAAAGTTTTTACCAACCCGAAGGATTCCTATACCAAGTCCACTCAATTAGGAATAACTTTTGCATCTGGTTATTTATCAGGAATTATTTGTGCCTTGGTTTCGCACCCAGCAGACAATATGATATCTCAATTAGGGAAAGTAGaaaataaggggaaaaaactaTCAGCCATAACGAAAGAAATGGGTATGGTCAATTTATTTACCAAGGGAATATGTACCAGAGTTTTAATGATAGGAACATTGACCGGTTTGCAGTGGTGGATTTATGACACCTTCAAGGCCGTTATGGGTTTGGGTACCTCAGGAAGTGGCTCATCGGGGAAAAAGTAA